From a region of the Methylocystis hirsuta genome:
- a CDS encoding lytic murein transglycosylase, with protein sequence MNRLSKSAKAWGALKAWGALLAASALALGACAVSARAAPCGSSAPGFPQWFEEMKRDAAADGVSQRTLDAALTGVTYDNAVIGRDRGQRIFHQSFEKFSSRLVTPARLSKARALLQRHAALLAQIEARYGVPGAVLVAIWGLETGFGADNGRFRTMQALATLAYDCRRSAQFHEELNHALRIVERGDMSPAQMRGDWAGEIGQTQFMPSSYLKYGVDFDGDGRRDLIRSTPDALASTANFLKGKGWRSGAGWNEGEPNFAVLLEWNQARVYVKTIALLATKLTDAQ encoded by the coding sequence ATGAACCGGCTGTCGAAAAGCGCCAAGGCGTGGGGCGCGTTAAAGGCGTGGGGCGCGTTGCTTGCCGCCAGCGCGCTGGCTTTGGGCGCTTGCGCCGTATCGGCGCGCGCCGCGCCCTGCGGATCGTCGGCGCCCGGTTTTCCCCAATGGTTCGAGGAGATGAAACGCGACGCCGCGGCGGACGGCGTTTCGCAGCGGACGCTCGACGCCGCGCTGACTGGCGTAACCTATGATAACGCGGTGATTGGCCGCGACCGCGGACAGCGGATTTTTCACCAAAGTTTCGAGAAGTTTTCGAGTCGCCTGGTGACGCCCGCGCGCTTGAGCAAGGCGCGGGCGCTGCTTCAGCGGCACGCAGCCCTGCTCGCACAGATCGAGGCGCGCTATGGGGTTCCCGGAGCGGTGCTCGTGGCGATCTGGGGACTGGAAACCGGCTTTGGCGCCGACAATGGGCGCTTCAGGACGATGCAGGCGTTAGCGACGCTCGCCTATGACTGCAGGCGCTCCGCGCAATTTCATGAAGAGCTGAATCACGCGCTGAGAATCGTCGAGCGCGGCGATATGTCCCCGGCGCAGATGCGCGGCGACTGGGCTGGAGAAATCGGCCAGACGCAATTCATGCCTTCCTCCTATCTGAAATATGGCGTCGATTTCGACGGCGACGGCAGACGCGATCTCATTCGATCCACGCCAGACGCGCTCGCCTCGACGGCGAATTTCCTCAAGGGCAAAGGCTGGCGCTCTGGCGCGGGCTGGAATGAAGGCGAGCCCAACTTCGCGGTTCTGCTGGAGTGGAATCAGGCGCGCGTTTACGTAAAAACCATCGCCCTACTGGCGACGAAGCTCACGGACGCGCAATGA
- a CDS encoding CoA transferase subunit A: MRKTAIAVDAAAELVPDGARVMIGGFLGVGSPDRLIDALVARGARALTIIGNDTAYPTVGVGKLIEAGCVARVEVSHIGANPTTQRLMSAGAIEVELIPQGTLAERIRAGGSGLGGVLTPTGVGTVVAQGKQMVEIDGASFLIERPLRADFALLRAHEADYYGNLTYRLTAANFNPVMAFAADCVIAEPDEIVPVGIIPPDAVRTPGVLVTHIVGRAR; the protein is encoded by the coding sequence ATGAGGAAAACCGCGATCGCCGTCGATGCCGCAGCCGAGCTCGTTCCGGACGGAGCGCGCGTCATGATCGGCGGATTTTTGGGCGTCGGGTCGCCTGACCGGTTGATCGACGCGCTCGTCGCGCGTGGCGCGCGCGCACTGACGATCATCGGCAACGACACAGCCTATCCGACCGTCGGCGTCGGCAAGCTGATCGAAGCCGGATGCGTTGCGCGCGTGGAGGTCTCGCACATCGGCGCCAATCCGACCACGCAGCGGTTGATGAGCGCCGGCGCGATCGAAGTGGAGCTCATACCGCAAGGCACGCTCGCCGAACGAATCCGCGCCGGCGGCTCGGGGCTTGGCGGCGTCTTGACGCCGACCGGCGTGGGAACGGTCGTCGCGCAAGGCAAGCAGATGGTTGAGATCGACGGCGCAAGCTTTCTCATCGAAAGGCCGCTGCGGGCGGATTTCGCCCTGCTGCGCGCGCATGAGGCCGACTATTACGGCAATCTGACCTATCGGCTCACGGCCGCCAATTTCAACCCGGTCATGGCGTTCGCCGCCGATTGCGTCATCGCCGAACCCGACGAGATCGTGCCTGTCGGAATCATTCCGCCCGACGCGGTGCGCACGCCGGGCGTGCTCGTCACGCACATCGTCGGCAGGGCGCGCTGA
- a CDS encoding 3-oxoacid CoA-transferase subunit B yields the protein MDAKEIIARRVALELRDGMLVNLGIGLPTLVARFIPQGMSVAMQSENGLIGFSAPPPDGMENRDLIDAGGGLIMSLPGAASFDSATSFALIRGGHVDMAVLGALQVDAAGHLASWMIPGKFTPGMGGAMDLVAGAKRVIIAMQHVAKSEPKIVQTLTLPPTAARRVSLIVTELAVIEPTDEGLALRERAPGVSVADIVACTGARLIVPEVTPEMPIVGEERA from the coding sequence ATGGACGCCAAGGAAATCATCGCGCGCCGCGTCGCCCTGGAGCTGCGCGACGGCATGCTCGTCAATCTCGGGATCGGCCTGCCGACTCTCGTGGCGCGTTTCATCCCGCAGGGGATGTCCGTCGCCATGCAGAGCGAAAATGGCCTTATCGGCTTCAGCGCGCCGCCGCCGGATGGAATGGAGAATCGCGATCTCATTGACGCCGGCGGCGGACTCATCATGTCGTTGCCGGGCGCCGCCAGTTTCGATAGCGCGACAAGCTTCGCGCTGATTCGAGGCGGCCATGTCGACATGGCGGTGCTCGGCGCGCTGCAGGTCGACGCCGCGGGACATCTCGCCAGCTGGATGATTCCGGGAAAGTTTACGCCGGGGATGGGCGGCGCCATGGACCTCGTCGCGGGCGCAAAGCGCGTCATCATAGCGATGCAGCACGTCGCCAAGAGCGAGCCGAAGATCGTCCAAACTCTCACCTTGCCGCCGACGGCGGCGCGGCGCGTCAGCCTCATTGTGACGGAGCTCGCGGTCATCGAGCCGACCGATGAAGGGCTGGCGCTCCGTGAACGCGCGCCCGGCGTCAGCGTCGCGGATATCGTCGCCTGCACTGGCGCGCGGCTGATCGTGCCGGAAGTTACGCCTGAGATGCCGATCGTGGGCGAAGAGCGCGCCTGA